The following is a genomic window from Pseudanabaena galeata CCNP1313.
ATTAATACAGCTCGAACCGTGGAATCGCTCAGTCCAAAGACTGCGCCCACTTCGTCTAGGCTCATCGGTTTGCTATATAGCTCCCAATATTTCTGGGCGATCGCTTGTTCTTCTTTGAATGCGGCGGCTTTTTCTCTGCGGGCTACTTCGGAAATATCGATCCCTGCTTGGACAATTACCCGTTCTATGGTCTTACCTGACAGGTCAAATAGCTTACCCACTTCCTCAAAGTCTAACCCGCCTTCATTTACCAGTTGCCAATATTCTTTGGCACGGTTGTAGTTTTTGAGGCGCTTGAGCTTTTGGTTATCTTCACGTCTCTGCCTGATTCGCATCAAGATCTGGCGGCGTTCTTTTTGCTTTGGCGTAAGCTTTGGTGTGGGTAAGCCTGCTATGCCTCCCAATTTGTGTTTTAGCTTAAAGGTGGGACGATTTTTAGAGTCTACGCTTTGCCTGATTGGGTAGCCATTGCGCTTTAGTTCCCGCAGGATAATCGGGTGGGATACTCCAAATAGTTCTGCGGTTTCTCTTAGGCTTAGGTGGTGATCGTTATAGGCTTTGTGATACTGGGCGGCGCGATTGGCGGAGGTGACTAAATCTATCCCTCGGCGGATGGGGATGCTATGCTTTTCTAGGACTTGGTTGAGAGTCCTAGCTGAGATATTGAGCTTCTGGACTACGGCTGTCCTCGTTACTCCTGTTTGGTATAAGGCGATCGCCTGTTCTTCTTTTGACATCCTTGTATGGCTCAGACGAGCGTGCTTTGGTCTAAATTCACTAAACCCTGATGCGACCATCGCGTTATATACCGTCGAAACTGATACCTGATAGTGTTTTGCTATGTCTCGAATCGGGTAGTTTGATTCTTTGTACAGCCGAATATACTCAGATACATCGGGCATAACTCTAGGAGCCTTCACCTTTGAAGTCTTTGTTTTTAGGCTTTTCTCCTTGTCTGCTTTTTGCTTTTTCATGAACTAGCTCCCAATATTCAAGTGCGTTTTTGATGGTTTACGATATCTGTATGTCGAAAATATATATAAAAGGGTAGAGTTTGGTAAAAGTATTCCCAATAATTAGGTTTTTCTACTATGCTTTATTAAATTAATTTCTCCTGAAACAACACAGATCCTCACCTACATTTTGAAATTATCCTCCTATCGGATGTTGCAACCGAGCATATTTCTTGTGTCATAAAACGTTAAATTTAATGTTTTGTACCAAAATCGTAGTTTTTTTATTTAATATTAAAGATGAAATCAACAACTTTAGATCTACGTTCTTTCTCGGATTTAGTTTGCCGTGAATGGATTGATGGCAGTGCGATCGAGCCTGAACTTTTTACTTATAATGTAGAAATTATAGCAGATGAAATTATTGAAAGTGGGGGTGAAGTCAGCTACCCAATTCATGAGGCTCTGAATTGGAATCCTGCTAAGTGGCGTACTGTCTGGCAATCTGGGAAACAACAGCGTCCAGAGCTGTTTGGAGCGCTCATTCATTCTTGGAATCCCATTCTCGAAAAGCCTGAAGTGTTCCAAGTCAAGCTTAGCAACCCTCTAATCGATCACAAAAAGGGGAAACCCCGTAAGTATGAGAATCCTGCTAAACGCGGACAGGTTGGTGGTTTTGCTTTAGTTCCTCAATCAATTTGGCAAAAGGTAGCCGATCGCTATGGGCTTGAGGTTGATTTCGCGGATTTACCTGATGCTGTTAATTTTTGGGCTTGGGTAGCTGCCCATCCTGAAATTCCGATCTTCATCTGTGAGGGTATGAAAAAGGCTTGCTGCTTGTTATCTCAGGGTTATGTGGCGATCGCTTTAAGTGGGATTACGATGGGACGGATACAGGGGGCAGATGGCAAGTTAGCTTTGCAACCCTATCTGGCTATGTTTGCTACTCCCAAGCGTCAGGTCTGCTTCTGCTTTGATGCCGAAACTAAGGAAAAAACTAAGCATGATGTTTTTCTTGCTACGGTCAAAACGGGCAAGCTATTTGCGGATGCGGATTGTCTCGTTAAAGTACTTGAGATTCCTTTGCTGGAAGGTACTGATAAAACTGGGGTTGATGATTTTATCGTTGAACGCGGTATTGATGCTTTTCATCAGGTCTACTTGGCGGCGATCTCCCTTAATACCTATGCTTGGGAACATCAACAAGATAGCCAGCTTACGTTTAAGCCTTCTAGAAATTTATCCATGGACGTTTTATTTCAATTAGATCGATATGAAATCCCCGATTACATTCCCAAGACTGGGATTGTGGCGCTGCAATCGGCTAAGGGGACTGGTAAGACTAAGGCGATTGCGGCGATCGTTGCGGGGACAGATAAATTGGCTTTGCTCGGTCATCGGGTCAGTTTGGTTCGCAATCTCTGTAAGGTGATGAATGCGGATTTCAAAGGCGATCTCGATATGGCTGATGGCCAGTTTATTACGGATTCGGCTTATTCTGCTCGTGTTGGAGCCTGCGTCGATAGCTTACTTGCTTTCGATCCCCGTCAATTTGTGGATTGCGATCTCGTCATTGATGAGGTGGAGCAAGTACTCAAACATTTGATTTCAGGTTCGACCTGTAATAAAGATGGCAAACGTTCTGCTCTGCTTGCCCGTTTGCATATTTTAGTAAAAGTCGCCAGACGGGTAATTGTCGCTGACGCGGATCTCTCAGATATTAGTTTGAACTATCTCCAAGCTTTGCGTGGTGATGGTTCTGATGTCTTTTTGATTAAGAATGAATTTCAACCCGAAGGCTATCCTACTCGATTCATTGTGGCAAATAACGATGTGCCGATTATTCAGGAATTACTAGCAGATGTGACCAAAGGTCATCGGGTTTTTGTGGCGACGGATAGCAAGTCTAGTAGTAAGGCGATCGCTAAGTTGGTTGAGAAAATTAGGGCGATTCGTCCCAAGATTAGAGTCTTGCTTTTTAATTCTGATACCAGTGGCGGTCGGCACGAAACAGATTTTATGAGCAATATCAATAAGCGGGTATTCAACTACGATGTGATCATTGCCACGCCTTCGATGAGTACGGGTGTTTCGATTGAGGTCAAGCGCTTTCATAAGGTCTATGGTTTGTTCTATGGTACGGTCACGGATGCAGATGCAAGTCAGGCTTTGTCGCGGGTCAGAGATAATGTCCCCCGCACGGTTTGGTGTGCCGAACGTGGGATTAATTTCTGCAAAATTGATCGCTCTTCTTCGCCGATTCATCTCAAAAACACTCTCAGGAATCGCTGGGATCGCGAGGTTAGTCTCATTCGGGCGGGCTTAGGCGATTCTTTACGGCCTATTGCAGATCATGCATCTCTAGACAATCCTCACATCGATCTTTGGGCAAGTGTTGAAGCGAGAACCAATGCGGCGATGTGGGCTTTACGGGACTATTTGCTTGAGCGCCTTGTGTTTGAGGGCAATCAGGTTACGGTCGTGACCATCGGTAATGATGATTCTGGCAAGTCGATTAAGGAGGCTCTAGCTCAGACAAGGCAAGAGCGTTACCAAGCTGTCTCTAGCGCAAAAATCCTATCTCCCTCTGAACAGAAAAAATTAATCTCAAATGAGTCTCAGTCGTATCAAGATGTTTTGGATCTAGAAAAAACTGCGATCGCTAAGTTTTATTGTCTTGATACTGTATCTCCCGAACTGGTGGAATACGATCGCGAGGGGCAACGTCGCTCGGAGATTCTCAAATTGGAGGCTTTGTTTCAGTCAGATCTTGCCATTGATGCTGATGTTCGTGCTTTTGATCGTCAAGCTAAGTTTGGTATGGGTATTTTCCTGCCAGATCAGCCTTGTCATGAATTGGGACGCTATATCAGATCGGGTTTAGGTTTGAAGGAGTTACTGAATCCTGATGTTCAATACACTGATTCAGATCTGGAAAACTTGGGTAGTCTTTGTCGGCAATTTGCTACGGACATCAAAAGATACTTGGGCTTCAATGTCCCTCAAGATGCTACCAATATTTGGATTTTTCGCATTCTCTGCAATCAGCTTGGGGTCAAAATCTGTTCTAAGCGCATTCATGGCGATGAGGGCATGATTAATGTTTGTTGGCTTGATGCTGATGCTTGGCAACAGTTACAGGCGATTCTCGAAAGACGCTCCGTCTCTCGGCAACAGGTGACGACTGCTCAGCCCGTTTCTTGCGATCGCCCCCCCCTTATAACAAATGATTGTGAGGGGGCGATCGCTAACTGTCAGTTTGCGGTTTGGACTAGGCTGCTTGCCAGAGTCGCTTATCTGCGCCATTTACTGACATCGGATATTTCCTCTAAGCATCCTCTCTATAAGCTCCAAAACCATTTATCAGTCCTATTTTTCAATATCCAAGTCATGTTCACTCAAAGATTATTCTTGACTTGCTCTCACGTTATCCCGTAATTTCGTAATTATCGAGTAACTCAGATGTTTCTGTGTAAAGCTATCATATAAAAATCAGTCATTTTCGGGGGCGATATCATCTCTATGGTTTGAGGTGGGGCAATCCTTGTTTACAAATTTTATGATGGAGTCCTATATGGGTACATTGACCGATATTTTCGTTGCTCAAAAAGAGCAACGATTTGATTTTCTGCGTGAAAACTTTCCTCGGATTTTTTATAAGTATCATCAAGAGCGATTTGCTATTCAGCAAATGCAATTAAAACCTTTTACTACCTTTCTTGACTCTCAGCTTTCTAAGCCTATCGATATCAATGTCACGGCTCAATTTATCAAGAAACATCGCGCTGATGCTCAATCTTTCGTCTCTACTGCTATTAGCGAAGTCGGTAAGTTTAACAATATTCAACTTTTGGGTGGGGTTGCTCCTCGTTCAGCTAATCTTGTACGGGATTTATTCGCTGATGAAGATTCCTTGATCGCTAGTATCAGCCAAGATATTGTCATCGAAGTTATTGATTTCCTCTGCTCAGATCCTCACTATCCAATGCTTTGCGATATCTGCTTCCCCTGTACTAGTCAAGTGATTGTGGCGGCTCGTAAAAACCGAATTCCTTTATCAGTAAGAGTAATCAAACCTCCTCTAACTTTCAAATTCAATCGCCATCGCATCATTGCTTGCGCTAACTGGGATGTTCTTGTGCAATATGCTAGTGCTGATGTTGTCCTCAAGCTATGTAGTATTCCTTGGTTAGATGAAATTCCTTGCTTTGGCTAGATTGGCTATAGTCCTGAATAGCAAAGGATCTGCGGCGCTTCGCGCCGCAGATTGCTTCTTGAGTTTTAGTCTGTACTAGCTATCTCTTGCTTTCCTATACCAGATTGGCTCACCTATGAAAGAAATAAGCAGTCCGCACTGCTCTTGTTGATCTGATTAGTTCGGACTGCTTATTTCTCTATTGGGGCTTCGCTCTTAGGTATTGTTTGGGCTTGCCAATCACTGCTGCTACTTCTTCATGGGTGTTGAATCTAGACCATGCACTGCCATGTTTGCAGTTTACATAGGTAGCAAAACGGGTCAGGGTTCCGCTTAGTAAGCGTAGTAGCATGTCCAATGCTTCATCAGCGATACGGTGATTGATCGACATCGACTGAGCATTGGCGATCGCTGATTCTTCGCAGGAGAGGACTTTCTCAATTGACGCTTGATTCACCAGTAGATCTGGATGTTGCAATGCTGGTGATGGCAGGGCTGTACAAAATGTGGGTATATGAAAGGCTCCTTTCATACTTTCCACAGTGTCTCTAGATCCGAGTAGAACTTGTCCCGAATCATAATGATTGCCACAGTCCAACCAGAATGTTGTTTTTCCAGTGTCGAGAACTTTGGCAATTTCGGCTCTGGCTTCGGGATTGTCCACAGCTCCAATACAGATTGTCAGGTGTTTCCATCGTGACGTTGCCATGTCTGCTCTAAATGATGAAACTATGGCGCTGATTTCGATGCCCCATTGCCATCCATACCTTGCGGCTAATACTGATGCTTTCGGTAGTTCAAGGTCGTTGGGAGTAAAGTTTTGGCGCGGTATATTCGTTGCTTCGACCCGATCTGGATCGATGAAAGTAACTGATACTTTTTTCCCGGCTTGTTTTTGTAAATAGGCGATGCGTGGCAAGTTCACGGCTAACCATCCGCCTGTGCCGCCACAGCCGATGAGAATTAGGTCTAGTTCTTCATAGGCTGGTAGCAGGATGGGGACGGCTTCGGCAAAGGGTAATGATAGGTTTGACATTACCAATCCTCCACTAAGCAATCTGTTAATTGCGCTGGTAACTCCAAGATCCCTGTTGTTGCAGTTTCATAGAAATGACCGTAAATTCCTACTCGCATCCTGATCTGTGGGTTGGAGAAGATTTCACCCAGCACTCCATAAATCCGAAAACCTGTCTCATCTCGATTATCTGTGTCTGAGAAGTAGGCTCTCATTCCATGATGGGAATGGATTTCGATAATCGCTTTGCTGTATGTGCTGTTCGCACTGTTATCTAATGGCTTACAGGATGTGGCTGTTTGCTCTTGCTCTGGAATCGCGAGCTGCCAATTACCATTTTCAAAATATAGGTGAAATACAATTTCGACTGGACGATTATTAGTGTCGCAAGCAATGCGTGAGGCTTCGAGCATTTGCTCTACTAGCGTTACGGGGACTGCGGGGTATGTCATCTGTACAGATGCTGATATTGCCTTTAGTCCTTTGGCTTTGTAATACGACACTGGCGCGATCGCAGTCAATCCTTGCCTCTTTGCCCTGACAAATGTGCCATTACTGCCATACATATACTCATACATTGAGGTTGGGGCAATTTCAGGCAAGCTTTGATTTGTGGCGATGATGTGCTGAATTAACGGGGGATTCTGGGCGGATGGCAATACGGGATTTGTTGTGGCTACGTGCTTTTGGATATGTTCTAATAATTTCATTGGTTGATTACCATATTAATGGCTACCTTTACGGAACTGCCACATTGGACAAGATCGTTAATGGGGTAGCGGTTGGATTTCTGCAATTGGATCAGTTTTTCGCGGATGTCTTCTGGATGGGTATTGGATTTGCTATCCACAAGATGATTGTTGAATGGTGCTGTCATGAACATCTCCCATGCTTTAGCTAGTCGCTCTATTCCTTCTGCATAGCTGCTGAGGTTATTCTCAGTTCCCATACAGATCCTGCCATCTCCATAGATATTTGGTAATGGCACATGGTAAATGGGCGCTTCGGCGGCAAAGGTTTTCTGCTTAGTTGCCCAGATATAGCAAGTGTCACCGCAAAGCATAAACACGATTCCCATCATTGGAATGGTCAGGGAAATCGGCTCTCCGCTTTGATTTAAGTTGATGAAGGTAAATGTCCGTTTTGCAGGTGGCATAAACTGCACATACCATTGTCCTTGCCGACAAATCCCCAATCGTTTTACTCCATTGGGTATCCATCCTGAGTCAATGCGTTCATGTTGAAAGGCGGCTCTCACTGTTTCAGGGGATAAGAACTTGTAAGTTTCTCGTTCCCTCTGCCGATATTGAAAGCAGTAATGTCCTCCTTTCAGAAATAGGAGTTTTGCCTCTGCTTCAATTAATGGATAGCCATCGGGCTTCAGGGCATCTTGGAGTGGGTCTAGGGTTAGCATTTCTTTTTCCTCATGCGGCAAGATAGTGGTTGTGTATTTTGGGATTTGGATCTTTACATTTGTTCCAGAGCTTGACCACTTTGATACAGTTGGCGGTGTCTTGATCTAGCCATTCGATAAATTCTCGATACTTTTGCAAGATCGTTTGGGCTTCTGTGTATGCTTCTCTTAGGTTATCTATTACCTCTACTGTCCAATCAGCATCTACGATGTCATTTTCATAGGAGATATCCAGCCATAGATTGCCTGTGGACTGGGTGAGCATGTCTATGGCTGTAGGTAAAAGGGTTATTTTTCCTCTCACCTTTTTGACGGCTTGGCTTAATTTTTGGTAATTGATATAACTAACAGCATCTGGCAAGTCTTGTCCCAGTTCTCCCTCTAGGTCATTCCATGTATCGTTGTCTAATCCGTGGATCAGGCTCATCAAGAATTTCTCGGTTGCGCCTAAATCTTCAAAGTTATCGTAATACCATGAAGTACCAAGTGGCTCTACGGGAATATAGGAGATACGTTCTGATTCTGCTAGCAATAATGGCAATGGGAAGAATTGCTCATCTAATAAGGTCAGAAATTCTAGCTCTTTCTCACTATAAGTTTCAAGGCTAGCAACTTTAACACTAGCTTTTGATTGTTGATATGTGTCAGGATAGTAATACTGATACAGTTGCAGCATTGTTGCCCTTTGCTGGATTGCTTCGATGTATTCCACCGCTTTATCGGCAGTGCATGCTGCTAACCACTCGAATTTGGTTTTGTCCATCTCAAAATCCTCGGATCGTCATCGGCGCTGCGATCGGGTTGGCTTTTTTCAGGTTGTCGATTGTCCTTTGAATGCATAGACTCTGTTTTTGTAATTCTTTGCTTGTTTCGTCAAAGTCCTCTAACCCGATTTCACTTAGCTCGATTAATTGAGTCCCTTGCTGTTGGTACTTTTCAATTTCCCAGAGTATCTCTAGCAAGGGATTGATTTCTTCGGGTACTTTCATCAAACTAGCGATCGCGGTCTCGCTCATATTGCCCCTTTTGTCCCTGCGAGTTTACAGACATCCACGAGGATATCGCCGTTGGCTTGCACGGTTCTTTCAATTTTCGAGTTCTTGATTCCTTCAAAATACAGGCTGAGCGTTGCTCTAATCTGTTCATCACTACTCCCGATTTCTGGTGGTACGGGAATCGTCTGTCCTTCAATCTTGATGTTATAGTTCACTGCTGTTTCCCTCATAGTAAAGTCATCTGTTCTGGTTTTGAGGATACTAAAGATCTCTTGGTGATGGCGATCGGTTCTGGGGTTTCTTCTTCAATGGTCGGGATTTGATTTGCCAACTCACTGGCGGCATAGGCTTGGATTACCTCGGCTAAAGGTAATGGGATTGGTGCTAGTTCATTCAAACTTATAGTCCGAATTAGCGGTCTCCCCTGCTCTCGGCAAATGGAGATGATCACCATTCTCTCGTTTGAGTCTGCTTCTGGCAATATTTCAATGCACAGCTTTAGTCTGTCTTTATCTAGGTCGATTGCTGGATTGGGCATGGCTTTTTCACTATTGGAATTATGTTTTTCTCCATCAGCACGGGCGCTAGCCTTATTTAATTTTCAGTCGATTTATCTTGACCTTCGCAGTAATGTTTTTATTAAGTTTTTTGGAAGTATAAAATTATAACTATCGGTACTGCAACTTGTAAAAATAGGGCGATCGCCTTGCATAGTAATCATCATTTCGTTTATTGCGTTTAATATGTTAGACTTTGAGCAAAATTCAAGCAATCTAAATACAAAACTATCTGAGGTTGCCCGATGGTTGCCCTAACACAGTCTCTACACATTCCTACCGAGGAAGAAACCGAAATTTCTAAAGAAAGCAGCCGTATTCTTGCTTCGCATATTAGCGATGGTGTCTGTCATCTCAAAATCGTAGAAGCTGATGGCAGTGAAGAAACAGCCACAATCCCTGCGGCAGCCTATCGCCTATTTGTAGACATTTTGACCCAAATGTCCCAAGGCAATGCCGTAACGATCATCCCCATCCATGCTGAACTCACTACCCAAGAAGCCGCAGATTTAATCAATGTCTCGCGTCCCTTCCTAATCAAACAACTCGAAGAAGGCATAATTCCCTATCACAAAGTCGGCACGCATCGCCGAGTTCGCTTTACTGATTTAATGGAATATAAAACAAATATTGATGCCGCCAGAAACAAAGTTTTAGATGAGATTGTGGCGATATCTGAAGAGATAGGACTATATGACTAGCAAGTTTACAGTGATATACGATGCCTGTGTCCTTTATTCCAACTATCTTAGAGATATTCTCATTCAATTGGCGATCGCCGATCTCTTTAGAGCCAAATGGACTAACTTAATTCATGACGAATGGATTCGCAATCTCATCGAAAATCGTCCTGATTTACCAAAGGAAAAGCTAAATCAAGTCAAAGATTTGATGAATAGTCAAGTTCGAGACAGTTTAGTTACTGATTTTGAACAGCTAATTCCATCCTTAACCTTACCCGATCCTAACGATCACCATATTCTGGCGGCAGCAATTGTGGCTGAAGCTGATGTTATTGTCACCTTTAATCTAAAAGATTTTCCCGATCTGAATATCAGTCAGTATGGAATCACAGCAAAGCATCCAGATGATTTTATTGCCGATTTGATTGGCTTAAATCCTTTCAAAGTTATGGCAGCAGTTGAGACTTGTCGGCAACGCTTAAAAAAGCAACCCAAAACCAGCAATGAATACTTGGAAATTCTGTTAAAGCAGGGGCTACCACTCTCTGTGTCAATGCTAAAAGAACTCCAGAATAATCAAAATACAATGTAAAAAAAGCAAGGAAATACTATGATAACAACCTCCTCCGAAGTGCGATCGCCTATCAGCGCAATGCAGGATCTAAAGCCAATAACTCAATAACAGACATCAAAAAGACAGGTTACATCCTGACTGAATAGCTTAGATTTGACAAAAAAGTAAAACCTTCACAAGGAAGATTTTACTTTTTGTAGAGATTGCCGATTAAGCAACAAGTTGCCTGTATCTTGGTTTCACGTTAGGTTTGATGCCTACTGGAATCGGGATACGTGCTGGGAATACTCGCAGACGTTCTTCTGTAAACACTCGAAACTTGGCGGTGTGATGTCTACCGCTATTGTTGACTGTCAGGTATACTCGCTCATCCAGAATTGCTTCAATAGTCGCATCTGGTAATTCTGGGCGGGGATACAGTGGGAATATTTCCTCATGTTCTTGCAAGAATAATTCCACCATCTCAACAAAGTGTTGTTTGGTCTGTTCAATGTCAAAACTAGTAATCAATTCTAAACCACACCATTGGAAGAATGCTTTCTGCTCGATGCTGAATGAATATCTCTTGGCTTGAGCTACCCATTCGGTTCCCCGACGGGTGGTTCGAGTCGATAGCAAGCATTGATAGCCTTTGTGAGTGTAAATCATAGTTACCTTCTCTTTTTCTTAGCTGGGCAAGAGCCTTAAGCGATAGCGACTAAAAAACAAATAGAGAGAGTATTGATAGATATCTATCAATACTCTCTCTATTTATTCAACTAAAAGTCATCATCGTAAACGGTTGATTCTTGATACTCTTCGTCTTCGGCAGACTTCTTCACAACATCAATGAAGTTCAGAGATTGAGCATGAATCACTGTTCGCGCATGGTGCTTCTTATCTTTCTTGGATTTGTATTCTTCAGGCTGAGTCAGAACTCCCGTAACTTCGACAAACTTTCCAGATTCTGCTCGTTCTTCGGCATACTCCGCAGTTCCATTCCAGCAGACTACTTTGACCCAGAGTGGTTCTTGGTTGATCCAATTACCCTCTTTGTCTCGGCGAGGTTTAGGCTGTACGGCGAGGCTAAAGTCTAGTACGTCTTTACCACTGGTTTTGGTTTGACGCAATTCAGAGACGTTACCGACATAACCAGAGAGGACTACGAGATTAGTTGAATTACACATGAGTTTTTTCCTTCTATTTAGGAATCAGGTCATGGACTTCTACGCGATAGCGTATCTTCAAAAAATCTTGGGACTCAACAGGTATAGCGGTTTTCAAATGAGCGTGGTACGAGCGTCACATTCGTAAAACCAGCCAAAGAAGTCAGAATCGGAAACAGAATTGAAAGCGAGAGTGATAGCATCATAAAGCTGCTCAGTGGTTCTCGGAGCAATCGAACGCAGAATGGATTTGATTTTTGACCAAAACATCTCAATCGGTGATAAATCAGGAGAATAAGTGGGCAAGAAAATCAGTTTAGCGCCAGTATTCTCAATCGCAGTTCTGACCTCATCGCTACAGTGGAGATTGAGATTATCCATCACGACGACCATCGTATCGTTTAGCTGTGGTACAAGTACCTCAGTCACATAAAACAAAAAAGTTACCGCATTGTTACTGCCAAAAAATGATAGAGCCGCAATTACCCCCGTAATCGCGATCGCCGCAATGATGGTCAGATTTTTACCTTTGTTGTGTGGTTTACAGCCATGCGCCCTTGTGCCTTTTTTTGACCTTGCATAAGTCCTAGCCATATTTAGGTTTGTGCCTGACTCATCGATAAACACCAGATTATTGGTTTCGATTGCCCACATTATCAGTTGATATTCTAGTCTCAACTGTTTGACTGCTTCACTTTCTTGTTTGTCGGCATGAAAAGTTTTTTTTTGCGGGTTAACTCGATTTCCTGTAAGGCTCGACAAATCGTGGACTGACTTACCAATATCTCTGTCTTTTCCGCGAACCTTTGACTGATTTCTAGCAAGGTTATATCATTTTGTCCTTCAATGATTGCTTCTAGGATTGGGTAATGGGTTGCGTTGACTTTGGCTACTGCTCCTCCTCCATGGGGTTTTGCCGCCACACTCCCTGTTTGTTTTTGTCTTTGTACCAGATTATTGACCCAGCTTCGACTTACTGCAAACCTATCGGCTACTTCTTTCATCGTGGTTTTTCCTTTTTGATACCCTGCGATTACTCGTTCTCTCAAATCCTGTGAATACGCTTTTCCTGTTTGCATTTTCTCTCCATTTTACCTTGCTCTTGCTCATTTGAAAACCGCTATATGAATAGGCTGCGCTAACTATTCAGCTTTGCTTTGAATTCGGGATCAATGTATTTAAGACCGTGTTTCATTCTCTTCTTAGCCATTAGCGTATCCTCGGTTCTAATGCCTTGGCGATCGCCTCAAGCTGACGAGTACTGTAGGGCAAGGTGGGTGCTCCATAGATCCGCTTTGCGGCTTGCCTAATGTGGTACGCCAATTTGCGACGGCGTTGCTCTAGCTTAAGTTGTTCCATTGAGTCGAAT
Proteins encoded in this region:
- a CDS encoding PIN domain-containing protein, with the protein product MTSKFTVIYDACVLYSNYLRDILIQLAIADLFRAKWTNLIHDEWIRNLIENRPDLPKEKLNQVKDLMNSQVRDSLVTDFEQLIPSLTLPDPNDHHILAAAIVAEADVIVTFNLKDFPDLNISQYGITAKHPDDFIADLIGLNPFKVMAAVETCRQRLKKQPKTSNEYLEILLKQGLPLSVSMLKELQNNQNTM
- a CDS encoding ThiF family adenylyltransferase, with amino-acid sequence MSNLSLPFAEAVPILLPAYEELDLILIGCGGTGGWLAVNLPRIAYLQKQAGKKVSVTFIDPDRVEATNIPRQNFTPNDLELPKASVLAARYGWQWGIEISAIVSSFRADMATSRWKHLTICIGAVDNPEARAEIAKVLDTGKTTFWLDCGNHYDSGQVLLGSRDTVESMKGAFHIPTFCTALPSPALQHPDLLVNQASIEKVLSCEESAIANAQSMSINHRIADEALDMLLRLLSGTLTRFATYVNCKHGSAWSRFNTHEEVAAVIGKPKQYLRAKPQ
- a CDS encoding single-stranded DNA-binding protein — its product is MCNSTNLVVLSGYVGNVSELRQTKTSGKDVLDFSLAVQPKPRRDKEGNWINQEPLWVKVVCWNGTAEYAEERAESGKFVEVTGVLTQPEEYKSKKDKKHHARTVIHAQSLNFIDVVKKSAEDEEYQESTVYDDDF
- a CDS encoding Mov34/MPN/PAD-1 family protein, whose amino-acid sequence is MKLLEHIQKHVATTNPVLPSAQNPPLIQHIIATNQSLPEIAPTSMYEYMYGSNGTFVRAKRQGLTAIAPVSYYKAKGLKAISASVQMTYPAVPVTLVEQMLEASRIACDTNNRPVEIVFHLYFENGNWQLAIPEQEQTATSCKPLDNSANSTYSKAIIEIHSHHGMRAYFSDTDNRDETGFRIYGVLGEIFSNPQIRMRVGIYGHFYETATTGILELPAQLTDCLVEDW
- a CDS encoding helix-turn-helix domain-containing protein, with protein sequence MVALTQSLHIPTEEETEISKESSRILASHISDGVCHLKIVEADGSEETATIPAAAYRLFVDILTQMSQGNAVTIIPIHAELTTQEAADLINVSRPFLIKQLEEGIIPYHKVGTHRRVRFTDLMEYKTNIDAARNKVLDEIVAISEEIGLYD
- a CDS encoding IS630 family transposase — its product is MSSLTGNRVNPQKKTFHADKQESEAVKQLRLEYQLIMWAIETNNLVFIDESGTNLNMARTYARSKKGTRAHGCKPHNKGKNLTIIAAIAITGVIAALSFFGSNNAVTFLFYVTEVLVPQLNDTMVVVMDNLNLHCSDEVRTAIENTGAKLIFLPTYSPDLSPIEMFWSKIKSILRSIAPRTTEQLYDAITLAFNSVSDSDFFGWFYECDARTTLI
- a CDS encoding helix-turn-helix domain-containing protein; this encodes MKKQKADKEKSLKTKTSKVKAPRVMPDVSEYIRLYKESNYPIRDIAKHYQVSVSTVYNAMVASGFSEFRPKHARLSHTRMSKEEQAIALYQTGVTRTAVVQKLNISARTLNQVLEKHSIPIRRGIDLVTSANRAAQYHKAYNDHHLSLRETAELFGVSHPIILRELKRNGYPIRQSVDSKNRPTFKLKHKLGGIAGLPTPKLTPKQKERRQILMRIRQRREDNQKLKRLKNYNRAKEYWQLVNEGGLDFEEVGKLFDLSGKTIERVIVQAGIDISEVARREKAAAFKEEQAIAQKYWELYSKPMSLDEVGAVFGLSDSTVRAVLIRHGYEIRKRGRIENSDRNQMKPRQPKPKKNKQQAIIPAENMQATGHALDLLISNTKVK
- a CDS encoding plasmid replication protein, CyRepA1 family — encoded protein: MKSTTLDLRSFSDLVCREWIDGSAIEPELFTYNVEIIADEIIESGGEVSYPIHEALNWNPAKWRTVWQSGKQQRPELFGALIHSWNPILEKPEVFQVKLSNPLIDHKKGKPRKYENPAKRGQVGGFALVPQSIWQKVADRYGLEVDFADLPDAVNFWAWVAAHPEIPIFICEGMKKACCLLSQGYVAIALSGITMGRIQGADGKLALQPYLAMFATPKRQVCFCFDAETKEKTKHDVFLATVKTGKLFADADCLVKVLEIPLLEGTDKTGVDDFIVERGIDAFHQVYLAAISLNTYAWEHQQDSQLTFKPSRNLSMDVLFQLDRYEIPDYIPKTGIVALQSAKGTGKTKAIAAIVAGTDKLALLGHRVSLVRNLCKVMNADFKGDLDMADGQFITDSAYSARVGACVDSLLAFDPRQFVDCDLVIDEVEQVLKHLISGSTCNKDGKRSALLARLHILVKVARRVIVADADLSDISLNYLQALRGDGSDVFLIKNEFQPEGYPTRFIVANNDVPIIQELLADVTKGHRVFVATDSKSSSKAIAKLVEKIRAIRPKIRVLLFNSDTSGGRHETDFMSNINKRVFNYDVIIATPSMSTGVSIEVKRFHKVYGLFYGTVTDADASQALSRVRDNVPRTVWCAERGINFCKIDRSSSPIHLKNTLRNRWDREVSLIRAGLGDSLRPIADHASLDNPHIDLWASVEARTNAAMWALRDYLLERLVFEGNQVTVVTIGNDDSGKSIKEALAQTRQERYQAVSSAKILSPSEQKKLISNESQSYQDVLDLEKTAIAKFYCLDTVSPELVEYDREGQRRSEILKLEALFQSDLAIDADVRAFDRQAKFGMGIFLPDQPCHELGRYIRSGLGLKELLNPDVQYTDSDLENLGSLCRQFATDIKRYLGFNVPQDATNIWIFRILCNQLGVKICSKRIHGDEGMINVCWLDADAWQQLQAILERRSVSRQQVTTAQPVSCDRPPLITNDCEGAIANCQFAVWTRLLARVAYLRHLLTSDISSKHPLYKLQNHLSVLFFNIQVMFTQRLFLTCSHVIP